A genomic window from Pirellulales bacterium includes:
- a CDS encoding SDR family oxidoreductase yields MQIKDQVVVVTGGAHGIGRAMCLRFAREGAKGIVVADLDEAAAREVAKEINGLAVQTDVSKPNDLVALVGRAIEKFGPIDLFCSNAGIETGGGIDAPLDAWERIWQVNVMAHVYGARAVLPGMIARGSGYLLQTASAAGLLTQMSSAPYSTTKHASVGLADWLAITYRDVGIKVSCLCPLGVRTNMLMSTDDPIAVFLREGAIDAEQVAEAVVQGLATEKFLILPHPEVAEYFRRKADDYDRWLRGMIRLRASLPGMPDPKS; encoded by the coding sequence ATGCAAATCAAGGATCAAGTTGTCGTTGTCACCGGCGGGGCCCATGGAATCGGAAGGGCCATGTGCCTGCGCTTTGCCAGAGAGGGGGCCAAAGGAATTGTCGTGGCCGATCTGGACGAAGCGGCTGCTCGCGAGGTGGCGAAGGAAATCAACGGCCTGGCCGTGCAAACCGATGTCAGTAAACCGAATGACCTGGTGGCACTTGTTGGGCGGGCGATTGAAAAGTTCGGACCGATCGATTTGTTCTGCTCGAACGCGGGGATCGAAACCGGCGGCGGTATCGATGCGCCGCTCGATGCGTGGGAGCGTATCTGGCAAGTCAACGTCATGGCCCACGTGTACGGCGCGCGGGCTGTCCTGCCTGGCATGATCGCGCGCGGCAGCGGCTATCTGTTACAGACAGCATCGGCCGCCGGGTTGCTCACGCAAATGAGCTCGGCACCGTATTCAACCACCAAGCATGCCTCGGTCGGGCTGGCCGATTGGTTGGCGATTACCTATCGCGACGTGGGGATCAAAGTGTCGTGCCTGTGCCCGTTGGGCGTGCGGACGAACATGCTGATGTCGACCGATGATCCGATCGCAGTGTTCCTTCGTGAGGGAGCGATCGATGCCGAACAGGTTGCCGAGGCCGTGGTGCAGGGGCTGGCCACGGAGAAATTCCTGATCCTGCCGCACCCCGAGGTGGCCGAGTATTTTCGTCGCAAGGCGGACGATTACGACCGCTGGTTGCGCGGGATGATTCGGTTGCGTGCGAGCTTGCCGGGGATGCCCGATCCGAAGTCGTAA
- a CDS encoding transporter substrate-binding protein, with product MTTDSRISELITRWESLNFRGEPVSIEELCGDCPELADELRKQVALLAKPADQVNETLAEDMTAGSTPSAQLSPPPRPSGSRYPEIPGYEIVGELGRGGMGVVYKARQIKLNRPVAIKTIISGAHAGARERARFAAEAESVARLQHPNIVQIYDVGEHDGAPYFSMEFVDGPSLHRRLQGQPVDDVTAATVMETVALAIEYAHQRGIVHRDLKPANILMAGAEDMSLRDCTAKLTDFGLARQLQDDVRLTQSGVVLGTPCYMAPEQVENPTADISPAVDVYGLGALLYEMLTGRPPFSAESNFETMRQVVTEDPIRPSLLRPTVPRGLEKICLKCLQKHPQDRYASAQALADDLALFLDGAHPTAENERPSGVRRRTQRRATTANAKRRQPWLKRHWQLTANLVLATLVVVMAAAGYRHLRHDEMPESEASLTNLPVAVDSEPIKVGILHSLTGTMAISESAVVDTTRLAIDELNEQGGLLGRKIEPIVRDGRSDPATFAREAKKLLDEDHVAVVFGCWTSASRKTVLPIFELHDNLLVYPVEFEGLEQSPNILYVGPTPNQQIIPAVKWCFAFLDRPARKFFLVGSDYVFPHIANAVISDELKTMGGEVVGEGYLPLGTNDASEVIRQIKESKPDVVLSTINGDSNIAFFRGMRAAGLSPDKLPVLSFSIGEPELRSMRIDDVVGDYAARNYFQTTDRPENEKFLERFWARYGRQRVVSDAMESAYVGVHLWAKAVQKAGTDDVVKVRQALRGMSFVGPGGPIFVDPVLLNTHRTTRIGRVRADGQFDVVASSGNPVAPEIFPKSRTPAEWESLLQSLYKKWGNSWSGPTGE from the coding sequence ATGACGACCGACTCTCGCATCAGCGAACTCATCACGCGCTGGGAATCGCTCAATTTCCGGGGCGAACCCGTCAGCATTGAAGAGCTCTGCGGCGACTGCCCAGAGCTGGCCGACGAGTTGCGCAAACAGGTCGCGCTGTTGGCAAAGCCCGCGGATCAGGTGAACGAGACCCTGGCCGAAGATATGACCGCCGGCTCGACTCCCTCGGCGCAGTTGTCTCCGCCCCCTCGTCCCAGCGGCAGTCGCTATCCCGAGATACCCGGCTATGAAATCGTCGGCGAGCTTGGCCGCGGCGGGATGGGCGTCGTGTACAAAGCCCGGCAGATCAAGCTGAATCGGCCGGTCGCGATTAAGACGATCATTTCCGGCGCGCATGCCGGCGCTCGCGAGCGAGCCCGCTTCGCCGCCGAGGCCGAGTCCGTGGCACGTCTGCAGCACCCGAACATCGTGCAAATCTACGATGTCGGCGAACATGACGGTGCGCCCTACTTCTCGATGGAGTTTGTCGACGGCCCCAGCCTTCACCGCCGTCTGCAAGGACAGCCCGTCGATGACGTCACGGCTGCAACCGTGATGGAGACGGTTGCCCTGGCGATCGAATATGCCCATCAGCGCGGCATCGTCCATCGCGATTTGAAACCGGCGAACATCTTGATGGCCGGCGCCGAGGACATGTCCTTACGTGACTGCACTGCCAAGCTGACCGATTTCGGGTTGGCTCGCCAACTGCAGGATGACGTTCGCTTAACGCAGTCCGGAGTCGTGTTGGGGACGCCCTGCTACATGGCGCCCGAACAGGTCGAGAATCCCACCGCCGACATCTCGCCGGCCGTCGACGTCTATGGCCTGGGTGCCCTGCTATATGAAATGCTGACCGGCCGCCCGCCGTTTTCGGCCGAGTCGAATTTTGAAACAATGCGGCAAGTCGTGACCGAAGACCCGATCCGGCCCAGCTTGCTGCGACCCACGGTACCGCGCGGGCTCGAGAAAATCTGTTTAAAGTGCCTGCAAAAGCACCCCCAGGATCGTTACGCGAGCGCTCAGGCCCTGGCCGATGACCTGGCATTATTTTTAGATGGCGCCCACCCCACGGCCGAGAACGAACGCCCCAGCGGAGTTCGCCGTCGCACGCAGCGCCGCGCTACCACGGCCAACGCAAAGCGGCGGCAGCCCTGGCTAAAACGGCATTGGCAACTTACCGCTAACCTGGTGCTGGCCACGCTCGTGGTGGTCATGGCCGCGGCCGGCTATCGGCATTTGCGCCACGACGAAATGCCGGAAAGCGAAGCCAGTCTCACGAATCTTCCAGTCGCGGTGGATTCCGAGCCGATCAAAGTCGGCATCCTGCACTCGCTGACCGGTACGATGGCCATCAGTGAATCGGCCGTCGTCGATACGACGCGTTTGGCGATCGACGAATTGAATGAGCAAGGCGGATTGCTAGGCCGCAAGATCGAACCGATCGTGCGCGACGGCCGCTCCGACCCGGCGACGTTCGCTCGCGAGGCAAAGAAGCTGCTCGACGAGGATCACGTCGCGGTGGTCTTCGGCTGCTGGACCTCGGCCAGCCGAAAGACGGTACTGCCGATCTTCGAACTGCACGACAATCTCCTGGTCTACCCTGTCGAATTCGAAGGGCTCGAGCAAAGCCCCAACATCCTGTATGTCGGCCCGACGCCCAATCAGCAGATCATTCCGGCGGTAAAGTGGTGCTTTGCCTTCTTGGATCGTCCGGCGCGAAAATTCTTCCTCGTCGGGTCGGACTATGTCTTTCCGCACATCGCGAATGCCGTCATTAGCGACGAACTGAAGACAATGGGGGGCGAGGTGGTCGGCGAAGGCTATCTGCCGCTGGGCACCAACGACGCGTCCGAAGTGATTCGGCAGATTAAAGAGAGCAAGCCCGACGTCGTGCTCAGCACGATCAATGGTGACAGCAATATCGCATTCTTCCGCGGCATGCGCGCCGCCGGACTGAGCCCTGACAAGTTACCGGTGCTCTCATTCTCAATCGGCGAGCCCGAGCTACGCAGCATGCGGATTGACGATGTGGTCGGCGACTACGCCGCGCGGAATTACTTCCAAACCACCGATCGGCCCGAGAACGAGAAATTCCTCGAACGTTTCTGGGCTCGCTACGGCCGGCAACGAGTGGTGAGTGACGCCATGGAATCGGCGTACGTCGGCGTCCATTTATGGGCAAAAGCCGTACAAAAAGCCGGCACCGACGACGTCGTGAAAGTTCGCCAGGCACTACGCGGCATGAGCTTCGTCGGTCCGGGCGGGCCGATTTTCGTCGATCCGGTGCTGCTCAATACCCACCGCACCACCCGTATCGGACGCGTCCGTGCCGACGGACAGTTCGACGTGGTGGCCAGTTCCGGCAACCCGGTCGCGCCGGAGATCTTTCCGAAGTCGCGTACCCCCGCGGAATGGGAATCGTTGCTGCAGTCGCTCTATAAGAAATGGGGCAATAGCTGGAGCGGCCCCACCGGCGAGTAG